The DNA window CCATGAATTTTGTTTCAAAGAATTTGATAGGTAAACTCATCAACTTCTTTAGAAAATCAGAAATAATTTTGATATTGAGCTTACTACCAACATATAGCATGATCCAGTTCCGGAATATTCCTAATGTTATATTGCCGGCAAAAAAGGCAAGTTGAGCAACAAGGATGTAAGTGATAATTCCTAAATTCTTCTTGCTTACTCCCTCATCAATTAGTTTTTGAGTTAAAATAGGAAAGGCCAGAGTTGTTAAAGTTCCCATTAAAAGAATGAAAAATAACCAGGCAAACTGTTTCTTATGAGGACCTAGATAACTGGATAGGTACTGCAAAGATATTTTTTTGTCAGGTACATTTTTTCTTTGGAAGAATGCCTCGGTGGGTTCCAGTAAAAGAGCGACTCCTTTATCTGTGTTTTTTAACCATGACTTTTTAAACTCTTCTTCTTTAAGTTTCAGGATTCCATGTGCAGGATCGGCAATGGTATATGTTTTCTCTCTACTGAACAAAGATCTTGATATTCTTAGAAGAATAACAAAGTGATTTTGATTCCAATGTAAAATGCAGGGTAAAAATTCGTCTTTTATATCCTCAATAGATAATTGTGTTGCTATTGTTTTAAAACCGATTTTTTCGGCAGCATTATTGATCCCCAGGATAGAAACACCTTCCCTGGAAATAAAGCAGGTATCACGTAAGTACTGAAGCCCATATGCTTTGCCATAATAAGAAGTTATCATAGCTAGGCACGATGGGCCACAGTCCATTTTATCATGTTGAGGGATAAATTTCATTATTTTTCTTCTAGTAGTATATCCTCAGTTTGTTTCACAGTTTGAGTTTCTCCTATTATTTCAATTCCTTTTTTATCATAGATCATTGAAAGGAAGTATAATCCTGCTTCCACAGGCCATTCTTTTTCTAGATCTTTTAGTAAATCACTTACTTTCCAGCTTTCATGGCTGTTAAGGTGATCAACGATATTTATTAACTCGGGATGATATCTCATTTCTATTTTTGACCCTCTTACAAATAGATAGAACATATCTTTAGCTTCATCTATTTTGTAGATCATTTTAAAAGGATTATTGGTGTAAATTTCCTTTTCAAGAAGGAATTCGTAATCATCAATATTATAGCTGTCTTCTTTTTCCCGCGATTGAGGTGGTGCCTGCCAACCAGCATTACTTAGTAATCCATGCTTAAACTCATCGTAGAAATATTTGAAGAATGATCTTGTGGATCCGTTAAGTATTTCTTCGTCGATTTTCAAAATAGACAAAAATTCATCGAATGTCTCATTGTTTTCCAGGAAATTGTGTTGTGGTTCAATGATATCCTTATTAATATCAATATAATCTCTGTAGAAGGTATTAAGTATTCTATCAAAGAATTTTACTTTTGATGGATTGTTGAACCAAAAAGTTACCCCTACAGAAAGATCATCACTTTTACCTATATGAAACTTGTTCCAAGGCATGAAAAATAAATCTCCTGCTCCAAAATCATATTTTTCAGCATGTTCCAATAAAGGCTCTATTTCAAAATTATTATGTTTTGTACCTGTAAGATCTTTGTATTTTTCCTGATCCCAGATATACATTGTTTTATCACCAGGGCCTAAATGGAAATGTAAAACATTTTCTCCTTTATGATCCTGATGAATTCCAAGAGGTGTCCATCCGTAATTTCCTATAAATACAGTTACATCTACTCCTGTTGCAGGAATGCCAATGATTTCAAGCAAAGGCTCAGTGATTAATCGTAATTCTTTGGATATGAAATTAGAATGTCTCTCCAGAAAATTGATGATCAATCCAAATTTTTCTTTGAAAACTCTGTTACAGTATTCAATGATTTCTTCATTTTCAAGAGGTGGATTTTTATATAATTCATCAATGAAGTCAGCATTTTCTTTACCTTTCCCTTGAGAAGGAAAATAAAGTCTGAAACCATCGAGGTCTTTTGTTTTAAATCTATTAACAAGGCCGTCCACCACTGCGTCTTTTAATTTTTTAATTAAATCTTCCGGAATGACGTCTTTGATTACACAGGTTTGGGTGAAGTTTTTATTGGTAGCAATAAAGTTTTCCCAAAACTCTTTATTAAACTCTTTATTATTCATATTAAAATGTATTAATGGTGGAAAAAAGTAATAGAGAAAATAAATTTCTCTATTACATTATTCATTTTACAAGCCGATAACTCGTTGTACTTGTTGTACTACACGTACTACACGTACTACTACTACGTTGTCAGCTGCGTCAGCTGCTTCACCGAATCCTCCTCTTAATTGATTTTGCTCAAGTGGAGAAAGAGTTTTTACCTTTAAGAACTCTTTTGCGTTAAATTTTGCTTTTTTCATGATAATAAATTTTTAAAATGATTTTTATGGTTCAAAGTTTATAGACATTAGCCCCTTCGTCGGTCTCTTCTTGCAAGAAAATATTTTTAACATCTATCTCATTTTATTTTTTTTTAGTAAAAATGAAAGAGAAGACTGGTGTGTATCTTAAAAAGATTGCTAGATTATTTTCATTGTATAAAAAAGAATAGTGTTTTTCATTTTATACTGTTTTGTACGTATAATACTCTTCACAGTGAAATGTATTTATTTTCGGACTATAAGAACATATAATATTGTCAGTAGTTACAGTCAATTTTAATTTCAAATAATTGTGAATTGATTTATGTAAAGATGTCTTGCTCATGGGAATTATTTTTCATAAATTTATATGGATTGATTTAACTGAATGCTACACTTTAGTGTAGAATTATCATTTAAATTAAATTAATCATGAAAAAACTATAACCAAACTTAAATTTATGAGTGAAATTTTTAATGACTTTTTTTTCTCTGAAACTAAAGTCAAGGGGGTCTTGCGTGAAGAAACTTCACAATCGAGTAATTATCTGGAAGTGACAGATGCATTTTCCAGGGCAATTTATATGAGTGTATATATTATTGACTATCAAAAAAGGAATTTTGAATATGTTTCCGAAAATCCATTATTCCTTTGTGGGAATACTGCCGAAGAAGTCAAGAATATGGGATATGATTTTTATTTTAAGTATGTACAGAAAAGTGATGCAGATTTATTATCAAAAGTTAACCAGATAGGATTTGAGTTCTATGAAAAGATTCCGGCTGATGAGAGAAAATACTATACGCTTTCTTATGATATTCACTTGTTGAATAATAATAAGGCTTTTTTAGTAAATCAGAAATTGACTCCACTTTTTCTTACAGAAGAAGGGAAGATATGGAAAGCGATGGGTGTAGTTTCCCTTTCCACAAATACCAATTCCGGAAATATTACCATTTCTAAACAAGGTACGAATGATTATTGGAGATATGATACTAAGGAAGGGGTATGGAGAAACGAGAAAAAAATAAAATTAACGGAAAGGGAACTGGATGTTTTACGATATCACGCACAAGGTTACACCATTAATAAAATAGCAGAGAAAATTTTTGTTTCTCCTGATACCATAAAATTTCATCGCAGGAAATTATTTGAAAAAATGCAGGTAACTAATATCTCAGAAGCATTGGCATTTGTAACCAATAATAAATTGCTATAGAGAGATGAATGATATTTAAGAATTCAGTAGTGTATCTTAAACTAACTGTTCAATTAAAATAAAACAAAAAACCACCTAATTAGGTGGTTTTGTGGTTTCTCCAGGAATCGAACCAGGGACACATGGATTTTCAATCCATTGCTCTACCAACTGAGCTAAGAAACCAATATGTTTGTTTGGCTTACTTCGTTGTTTAAAGTGGGTGCAAAAATAGTAATTTTTACTATATCATGCAATAAAAATTAAAAAAATGTATAAAAATAAAAGCCTGCTATTATTTTTCCCAAATGGTAATAGCAGGTTATATCTCTTATATGAATGTTTTATGGAAGATTTGAAAAATCTATATTGGGAGCTTGTGTTGGTGCTGTAACCGAAAACTGAGTTCCTGGGTTTACAACAGTATTAAAGAATCCTCCATTTTGTAAAAAGAATGCATTACCATTTATTCCACCCATAGCATCTATCCTTTGCTCTGCATTATAAGTATTATCCACACTGAATCTCGCTCCTGAAATTGCCATCCAGTTTCCAGAAGAGGTTCTTACCCACTGATTTTTAAATTCTACCTTTCTTCCCTGATATCCATTCTCAGGTTCAAAATTTTCTACGAAACTGTAGAATCCTTTAAGATAAGTGCTGGTTTGTGGCCTCTTCCAGCTGGCAATGAGTTTCCAGGAAGTGGTTTCTGGAGAGAGGAACCATGCTGTATAATCCGTTTTTCCATTTCCATCAGGTTCACCTTTTAATAAGAATTTATAGGTCTGTCCAGCTGTCCAATTATATTTATAATAACTCTGTCCTCCTGAGCCTTCATTACCAAATTCTCCAATAGTAACTCCACTACCTGCTCTGTTTAACACAATCTTGTGATCGGGTGGGATATTATTGGGATCGTCTGTTTCAAATGGGCTCCATACAGAGAATAAAATCCTTCTTTCAGTGGCAGAATTAACCTGCATCCCAAAGTAGCCCTCTTTGAAGCCGTTTGCCATAAAATAAGAGCCGATCTTATCTTCACCAATGGGAATTGTCACTTCGTTATAATAATAACTTACATTGGTATTTGTTGGGATCGTGTAATTCAAGTGACAGGAAGGCCCTCTACGAGCCCAGTAATAATATGAGGGATCATTACTGAAAATATGAATTCCTGTGGCTGCGGATCCACTAACTAAAATATCGGTGAGGTCCGCAAAGTAACCTCCTGTTTTAGATACCCCTTGAAGATCAACTTTTACATAACCCGGGTTAGAAATGGTAAAATCTCCCACAGTATAATTGGTATAAGCCAATCCTGTTAATGTAATGTTCTTAGATTCATTACCAATCGTTACTTTAACTATGCTACTACCGGAAGGGACTGAAGCCTTTAATCCGATATTTAACGTTCCAGTATTGCTTAGTCTGAAATAAGTACTAATAACCGTATGGGGATTGGTCCAGTTGGCTAATTTGGCAGATGTGATTACCTCATTGGCTCCGGAAGGCTTTACGGTCAGAAATGAATTTCCAGCTACCGGAACACTGAATGGTGGATTGTTTATTAAAGAAGATGCTTTATTTTGTTTAGAAATGGTGTCTTCCGTGGCTATGCTATTATTTTCTGCACACGACTGAAAAACAAGAAAAGCAATACCTAAAAAGATCTCTGTCAATAGTTTTAGTCTCATAATTTATTTGTGATTGGATTTACAGCACTAATTTAATTTTTTATCTATAGAATAAAAAATTAATTCTCACATTGTTGATTAAATTATAAGTGAATTCATATTGTTTCAATAAAAAAAAGGGTAGAGTATAAGATGGTGGGTTGTATATAAAACAAAAACCACCTTAAAAAGGTGGTTTGTGGTTTCTCCAGGAATCGAACCAGGGACACATGGATTTTCAATCCATTGCTCTACCAACTGAGCTAAGAAACCATTATATTTTTGTTTGTCTTACTTCGTTGTTTTAAAGTGATGCAAAAGTAGTAAGTTTTGGTATATGAAGCAAGTATTAATAGAATTTTTTTATAGTTTAAATAAAAACCTACTGATTCTCAGCTGGATTATTTTCCTGTTCCTTTCTGATTTGCTCACTCATTTCTTCTAATACAGGCTTAATCGTACTTTCCGGAAGATCACTGATTCGGATATACATAAGTCCATCTATTGCATCATTAAAATTAGGATCTACATTAAATGCAATTACTTTTGCATTTTGCTTGATGTATTTTTTGATCAAAACAGGCAGTCTTAACTCCGGTTCAAGATCATCAATGATTTTATCCAGCTTATTAAGATCAGATTCCATTTCCTCAAAAAAGATATTTTTGTCACGATCTCTAAGCTTCACTTTATATTCATTTCTGGGCGTAATATATTGGGCAACTGCACCATCATAATAATTTGAACGCATGAATTCGATCATCAAAGATTTTGAAAACTCTGAAAACTTATTCGAAATACTTACTCCACCCATAAGGAACTTATGATCAGGGTTTCTCAAGCACACATGAACGATTCCACGCCATAATAAAAAGAGTGGAAGCGGTTTTTGCTGATATTCCTGACAGATGTACGCTCTTCCCATTTCAATCACTTTTTTGAAGAAAGGATGGATATCCTGTTCGAATTCAAAAAGTGAACTGGTATAAAATCCTTTAATGCCATATTTTTTCATAACATCTTTACCTAAGGCCATACGATAGGCTCCAACCAGCATTTCTGCAGTACTGTCCCAAAGGAAAAGATGGTGGTAATGCTTATCATATTCGTCGAGATCAAAAGGTAAATTACTCCCTTCTCCCACGGCGCGGAAAGTAAGCTCTCTCTGTCTGCCTATTTCCCTCATTACAGAAGGGATCTCCTCATATGTAGTGAAATAGATTTCATAATTGCCATTACTGAAAAGCATTTTATCAGTACCTCTCAGCTTACTAATATCATTTAGAATATTTTCTTTAGGCGTTTCATCAATGATATTTTGTACAATATTTTCCTCCTTAAGTAAAGGGAATTTTAAAGATAGATTTTGAAGATTTATAACCTGGGCAAGTGACTTCCTTTTTTCATAGTAAGATTTCATCATATACACCTTACGTTTTAAAAATTCACCTAGCTCCTCAATATTTTCCATCTCATCCATGGCTTTTACAGCAATGGGTTTACCTATTCTTACACGGATGGGTTTTTCTCTGTCATTCATCATTTCAGATGGTAACATTAATGTTTGCAAACTCGCATGCAGTTTTGCCACCTGATAAAATAATGTGCTGTTTTTGGCATGGAAGTACATCGGAACAACCGGTACTTTTGCCATTTTAATCAATTTTAAAGCTGGTTTTTCCCATTCCCTGTCTAAGATCTCACTATAAGCATTGTTTTTGTTTGAAACTTCCCCTGCTGGGAAAATGCCAACACAACCTCCATTTTCAATGTGTTTTAAAGTCTCACGCATTCCTGAAGAACTGCTGTAAGCTCCCTTTCTGTTTTCAAAAGGATTTACAGAAATTACATAAGGTTCCATAGGTTTTATTTTCTCTAATAGAAAATTACCCATTACTTTAAAATCAGGACGTACTTCTAATAATATTTTACACATTAAGATTCCATCAATTGCCCCAAGCGGATGATTGGAAACCAGGATAAATGGTCCTGTCTTTGGGATCTTAGCTAAATCTTCTTCAAATGCGATATAGCTTAAGTTTCTCTCCCTTACAAATGAATCGAAAAAGTCTTTACCTTCCTTGTCTTTTAGTTTATCATATAATCTGTTGACTTCATTTATTTTAGCAACGCTCATGATAGCAGATGCTACAGGATTCTTTAGAAATCCTATTTTACTTAAGCCGGAAGCTTGGATTAAATCATTTTTCGAAATTAAGCTCATATGTGTTTAGTCGCAATTATATTTATAGTGTTACCATTTGAAGCGTACTCTTGGAAATTTGTTCCAATAATACACTTTTTTCCTGGTAAAATTTATCAATGTTATCCATCTTCGCATTTCTTACGGTGAATAGAGATACATTCTTAACTACCTCAGTTTTAAAACCTTTTTGTAATTCTTCGTTCAGCTCATCAATAGTATTGAATTTATCTTCCAAACATAAAGCTAGTGAAATTGCAGAATTCTGCATCAATGAAACTTTAATTTTATGTCTTGATAAAAGACTAAAAATTTCACTCATATGATCTTCAGCAATAAATGAAAAATTTCTTGTAGATATTTTTAAAAGATTCTGGTTCTCTTTTAAAATATAAGATTCTTCATGTTGATTTTTTTCTGAAGCTCCTACTTTCGTTCCTCCCTTTGTAGGGTCTACAAAAGATTTTACATAAAAAGGAATGCTTTTTTGTTGTAAAGGCTGTAAGGTTTTTGGGTGAATAACACTTGCTCCATAATAAGCCATTTCAATAGCTTCCTCATAAGAGATATTAGAAAGAAGGGTAACATCCTTGAATTTTCTGGGATCCCCCGTCATTACCCCGGGAACATCTTTCCATATCGTCATTGCTTCCGCATTGGTGCAGTAAGCGAAAATGGCAGCAGAGTAATCAGAACCCTCTCTTCCTAAAGTAACTGTAAAATTATTATCGTCAGAGCCGATAAAACCTTGTGTTACATAACAGATCTCAGAATTTAAAGTAGAGATAAACTCTTCTGTTTTTTTCCAGTCTACATTACCATCTCTATAAGAATTATCAGTTTTTATATAATCTCTTGCATCCAGCCATTGATTAGTAAACTGTATCTCATTAAGATATTCACTCAAAATTTTTGTAGAAATCATTTCTCCACAACTTACTACCTGATCGTAAACAAAATTATAATTTGGAGATTTATTTCTTCTTAAAAAAGAATCAAGATCATCAAAAAACAAATTAATTTCCGAAAATACTGGGTGGTTTTCTTGGAAAAGACCCTGAGCAATCTCGATATGCTTCTGTTTAATAATCTTAATTTCAGTTTGATAGTTTTCCTTCTTGAAATAAAGTTCTACAACCTTTTCCAACTCATTAGTCGTTTTGCCCATTGCTGAAATTACCAGCAAGCATTTGGCAAATCCTTGGCTTTTTAAAACCATTGACACATTTTTTACACTTTCAGCATCTTTTACAGATGCTCCACCAAACTTGAAAATTTTCATTAAATTATTAAAAATAAAATTGTTAGATAAATAATAGTTGAGTTTTTTACGGACGTCAAAATTATAAATTTACAATGAGATATGAAATACCTGAGTGGTAGGATGAGATAAAGATTTTTATGATAAATGGATGATTTTATTGGGTTTTCTTTAATATCAACCTCTATTATGTAGTTTTATTTCTATGTAATCGAGTTATATGACTAAAAATGATGATAATTGATGAAATTTCTTTGCAATGAAAAACGGGAACAGATTATTGAGAAGATAGAGAAGGATAATGATAAAATAACACTATATAACATTGATATACAGTGTTTAAGATCTTTTAAAAGAATTTTTTTTAGATTGCGATAAATTTTACGAAATTTGGAGAAATCGTAAATAGTAAAATATGTCAGATCAATCGTTGCAGACTTTAGGAGAATTTATTATAGATAAACAAGAAGATTTTCAATATTCTACGGGGGAACTTTCCCGACTTCTAAGTGCTATAAGATTGGCTTCAAAAGTGGTAAACAGAGAAGTAAATAAAGCTGGAATTGCAGATATTATCGGAAAAGCCGGTAATGAGAATATTCAGGGTGAAGAGCAGCAGAAATTAGATGTGCTTGCCAATGAAATATTTATCACTGCATTATCGCAAAGAGAGGTAGTTTGTGGAATTGCTTCGGAAGAGAACGATGATTTTATAGATATTAAATGTGTTGGAAACGGGCATCTTAGTAAATATGTAGTTTTAATTGATCCTCTTGATGGTTCATCAAATATTGATGTTAATGTTTCGGTAGGAACTATTTTCTCAATTTACAGAAGGGTATCAGAACCTGGAACTCCGGTTCAGTTAGAAGACTTCTTACAGAAAGGAGTAAATCAGATCGCAGCAGGATATGTGATCTATGGTTCTTCCACCATGATTGTTTACACCACAGGAAATGGAGTGAACGGCTTCACCTTAGATCCTTCTTTAGGCACCTATTATCTTTCGCATCCAAATATGAAATTTCCGGCAACCGGAAAGATTTATTCCATTAATGAAGGGAACTATATTAAATTCCCTCAAGGAGTTAAAAATTATCTGAAATATTGCCAGATGGAAGAAGGCGATCGTCCTTATACATCCCGATATATTGGTTCTCTCGTGGCTGATTTTCATAGGAATATGCTAAAAGGAGGAATTTATATTTATCCATCCTACTCTCAATCACCTAATGGTAAGTTGAGATTATTGTACGAATGTAATCCTATGGCATTCCTTGCAGAACAGGCAGGAGGAAAAGCGACAGACGGATTCAGAAGAATTTTGGAAGTTGAACCTACTGAACTTCACCAAAGAATTCCATTTTTCTGTGGAAGCGTTGATATGGTAGAGAAGGCCGAGGAATTTATGCGAATAGATAGTGTAAAATAAATGATAGCTAAATATTCTAGATATTTATTAGAATTCAAACGCCCGAGTGGAACATCTCGTGGCGTTTTGCATGAAAAAGAGACCTTTATTCTTGAAGTTTCAGAAGGTGAGCAAAAGGGAGTAGGAGAGTGTGCTGTTTTCAGAGGATTAAGCTTTGACGATAGACCTGATTATGAAGAAAAATTGAAGTGGCTTTGTGAAAATATCGATCAGGATTCCCAGTTTTTAAAAGAACAGTTAAAAGAATTTCCATCCATTTGGATTGGATACGAACAGGCCATTCTCAATTTGCATAATGGTGATCACCTTTATTTTCCAAGTGAATTTACAAGAGGACAGATTCCCATTATTATCAATGGATTGATCTGGATGGGAGATGTTAGTTATATGGAAGAACAGATTCAGGAGAAACTTGAAAATGGCTTTCATTGTATTAAGTTAAAAATTGGTGTTGATTGGAAATCTGAACATACAGTTCTTCAAAAGTTAAGAGAAAAATTTCCGAAAGATGCATTAGAGTTGCGTGTTGATGCTAATGGTGGATTTAATACAGAAGAAGCAAGAATGGTCTTAAAGCAACTTTCCGATTTGCATATTCATTCTATAGAACAGCCTATTAAAGCCGGAAACTGGACCGATATGGCTGCATTATGTGCGGAAACTCCAACACCCATTGCTTTGGACGAAGAATTAATTGGGGTAACTGAAAATGATGAAAAGAAAAAACTCTTAGAAGCCATCAGGCCACAATACATTATTCTAAAACCCTCATTAATCGGAGGTTTTTCAGGATCTGATGAGTGGATTAATCTCGCAGAAGAACAAAAAATAGGATGGTGGATAACTTCAGCTTTGGAAAGTAATATCGGGTTAAATGCGATTGCACAATATACATTTACAAAACATAGTAAATTGCCTCAAGGCCTTGGCACTGGAGGCTTATTTACTAATAATTTTGTCAACCATATGAAACTAACTGGGGAACGCTTGCTTTTTAAAGCATGATCTAAACATGGAAATGTGTTAAGGTTTCCTGTTTGAAGGCATCTAACTAAATCTCATCATTTATGAAAATCGTTTTTTTAATGTTTTCTAATAAAATAGAAAACTTTTCTTTAAACTTTTTCATTGCCGGAAATTTTAATTAATTCTCTAGTCTAAGAAATATGCAATCTTCATGCCATTTCGGGCTTTTTACAAATATTAACACATTATTTTATTGTTAACTCTAAATTAATTAATCATTTTGAGACAATGATGAAGGTGTTTTCATTATTGCTTATTCTATTGGTAATGAGGTTGCTGTCGGTTCCATTTAAAGTTTGGAAAATATCATTTTGAACCTGCGAGCTGGATAGGTATCCCCAATGATTTCCAAGTTCAAATTTCAGACCATTCTTCAAATCATTTTCAATAAAAGTACAGTCGATGATAGAAACAATATCCTTAAATTTCTGAATATCACTTGGACCATGTTTTCCCAGCCTTGGCGTAAGAATATTTTTGTGAATTGTGAAATACCGAGGACTGCGTCTTTTCGGTTTAAATAAATTGAAATCCGGTTGGCAAGTAAGGGAAGTTTATTAAAAGAATCTTCAGAGTCTTCGAAAACTTTGTAAGTTACATCGGCGTTTAGCAATAATACCTGATCAATAACTCTTAGAATATTTTCACTTTTTAAGCTATAGAGCATACTTTGGAGTACTCTGTTTCCCAGAGAATGTGCCATCAGATGTATTCTCTGATTACAGGGAGCAAGATCCCGGTTGGAAAAAATATCTTTTAAGAACTGGGTATAGAAATAGAACAGCCTCATTAAAGAGGTTCCTGAATTGATACTTGAAGCCTTATCATCAAAATATGTTAGAGGAACAATACTGCTTGAAGCCGGCCAGCTAACGAATAGAATATGCTCAACAGGAGATTCAGGGCTATCAATAAATAGCTTTTTCAGATCGATGATGGCTTCTAATTCATCATCAAAATCATAGGCATAGCCATGAATAAATATTAACACATCACTTCTGGACTTTGTAGAGGACATGTTTTTATATAATTCATAAAACAACCTTTGCGTTCCCCCAAGGTTGTTGGCAGTGAGCTTTGATTTTTTTATCTTTTTCTCACTTAATAATACTTCAAGAACATCTTCGTATCCTTGCTTTTCCGGTTCCGAGAAAAGCTGATAATTTAAAATATTCCTGTTGGTATAATCTTTTTTCTTTTTTGCCTGAGCAGTAGGTTCTGTATAATTATCGAAATCACATTTTGCAATTCTGAAATTAGGGATAGAGTACTCGTCATTGGAAAATGAATCAATGGTTTCGTTTTTATGACGAATGATCTTCCGATTACTTAATATATAAACGGCCATAATGAATGATTTTGTGAGTGGTTTTTAACTTTATAAATTTCGGAAAAATTATTGGATAATAGTTCATTGTAGTTTTCATTCATTACTTTCATAAACCCTAAATTTTCGCTAAATTTGCACAAAGTCCACGAGCTTTATAAAGTTAATTTAATGGAAGAAGAAAAAAAATCACTCAATTTTATTGAGCAAATTATAGAAGATGATTTGGTAAACGGTTTGAATAAAGATCAAATCCGTTTCCGTTTTCCCCCTGAACCTAATGGGTATCTGCATGTAGGGCACACAAAAGCGATCTGCATCAATTTTGGGTTGGGTGAAAAATACAATGCTCCCGTAAACCTTCGTTTCGATGATACAAATCCTGAAAAAGAAGAGCAGGAATTTGTGGATTCCATCAAAAAAGATGTAGAATGGCTAGGTTTCAAATGGGATAAAGAATTGTATGCATCCGACTACTTCCAGCAGCTTTATGATTGGGCTGTTAGACTTATTAAAGAAGGGAAAGCTTATGTAGATGAGCAACCATCAGAAGTAATTACAGAACAGAGAAAAAACCCTGCAGAGCCAGGAGTTGAATCTCCATTCAGAAATCGTCCTGTAGAAGAATCTATTGATTTATTCGAAAGAATGAAAAATGGAGAATTTGAAGAAGGTACGATGTCTCTTCGTGCTAAGATTGATATGATCTCGCCAAATATGAATATGCGTGATCCTGTGATGTACAGAATATTGAAAAGACCTCACCACAGAACAGGGACACAATGGAAAATCTATCCAATGTATGACTGGGCGCATGGAGAATCGGATTATTTGGAGCAGGTATCTCACTCATTGTGTTCTTTGGAATTTGAAAACCACAGACCACTTTACAACTGGTATTTAGATCAGGTATATGAAGAGCCTAAAGTAGCGCCAAAACAGAGAGAATTTGCAAGGATGAATGTTACGTACATGATTACTTCTAAAAGAAAACTGCAAAGGTTAGTTGCTGAGAAGGTGGTAACAGGCTGGGATGATCCTAGGATGCCTACTATTTCAGGAATGCGTAGAAAAGGATTTACACCAGCTTCTATCAGAAACTTTATTGATAAAGTTGGGGTAGCAAAAAGAGAAAATCTGATTGAAATTCAGTTATTGGATTTCTGTGTTCGTGAAGACCTGAATAAAGTAGCTAAACGTGTGATGGCTGTGGTAGATCCTGTAAAATTAGTGATCGAAAACTACCCTGAAGGACAGGAAGAATGGTTGGAAACTGAAAATAATCCTGAACAGGAAAATGCAGGAACAAGAGAAGTCCCTTTTTCAAGAGAATTATATATTGAACGTGAAGATTTTAAGGAAGAGGCAAACAATAAGTTCTTCAGATTAAA is part of the Chryseobacterium paludis genome and encodes:
- the fbp gene encoding class 1 fructose-bisphosphatase; this encodes MSDQSLQTLGEFIIDKQEDFQYSTGELSRLLSAIRLASKVVNREVNKAGIADIIGKAGNENIQGEEQQKLDVLANEIFITALSQREVVCGIASEENDDFIDIKCVGNGHLSKYVVLIDPLDGSSNIDVNVSVGTIFSIYRRVSEPGTPVQLEDFLQKGVNQIAAGYVIYGSSTMIVYTTGNGVNGFTLDPSLGTYYLSHPNMKFPATGKIYSINEGNYIKFPQGVKNYLKYCQMEEGDRPYTSRYIGSLVADFHRNMLKGGIYIYPSYSQSPNGKLRLLYECNPMAFLAEQAGGKATDGFRRILEVEPTELHQRIPFFCGSVDMVEKAEEFMRIDSVK
- a CDS encoding o-succinylbenzoate synthase codes for the protein MIAKYSRYLLEFKRPSGTSRGVLHEKETFILEVSEGEQKGVGECAVFRGLSFDDRPDYEEKLKWLCENIDQDSQFLKEQLKEFPSIWIGYEQAILNLHNGDHLYFPSEFTRGQIPIIINGLIWMGDVSYMEEQIQEKLENGFHCIKLKIGVDWKSEHTVLQKLREKFPKDALELRVDANGGFNTEEARMVLKQLSDLHIHSIEQPIKAGNWTDMAALCAETPTPIALDEELIGVTENDEKKKLLEAIRPQYIILKPSLIGGFSGSDEWINLAEEQKIGWWITSALESNIGLNAIAQYTFTKHSKLPQGLGTGGLFTNNFVNHMKLTGERLLFKA
- a CDS encoding alpha/beta hydrolase; amino-acid sequence: MAVYILSNRKIIRHKNETIDSFSNDEYSIPNFRIAKCDFDNYTEPTAQAKKKKDYTNRNILNYQLFSEPEKQGYEDVLEVLLSEKKIKKSKLTANNLGGTQRLFYELYKNMSSTKSRSDVLIFIHGYAYDFDDELEAIIDLKKLFIDSPESPVEHILFVSWPASSSIVPLTYFDDKASSINSGTSLMRLFYFYTQFLKDIFSNRDLAPCNQRIHLMAHSLGNRVLQSMLYSLKSENILRVIDQVLLLNADVTYKVFEDSEDSFNKLPLLANRISIYLNRKDAVLGISQFTKIFLRQGWENMVQVIFRNLRILFLSSTVLLLKMI
- a CDS encoding glutamine--tRNA ligase/YqeY domain fusion protein; its protein translation is MEEEKKSLNFIEQIIEDDLVNGLNKDQIRFRFPPEPNGYLHVGHTKAICINFGLGEKYNAPVNLRFDDTNPEKEEQEFVDSIKKDVEWLGFKWDKELYASDYFQQLYDWAVRLIKEGKAYVDEQPSEVITEQRKNPAEPGVESPFRNRPVEESIDLFERMKNGEFEEGTMSLRAKIDMISPNMNMRDPVMYRILKRPHHRTGTQWKIYPMYDWAHGESDYLEQVSHSLCSLEFENHRPLYNWYLDQVYEEPKVAPKQREFARMNVTYMITSKRKLQRLVAEKVVTGWDDPRMPTISGMRRKGFTPASIRNFIDKVGVAKRENLIEIQLLDFCVREDLNKVAKRVMAVVDPVKLVIENYPEGQEEWLETENNPEQENAGTREVPFSRELYIEREDFKEEANNKFFRLKLGGEVRLKSAYIIKAERVEKDENGEITTIYATYDEKSKSGSGTEESLRKVKGTLHWVSAKHAIPVEVKIYDQLFTVEQPDAEKDVDFLNFINPESVSTIQGFAEPSLKDVAVGEPLQFQRIGYFTKDQDSTESNLVFNRTVTLKDSYKPE